A single genomic interval of uncultured Desulfobacter sp. harbors:
- a CDS encoding ABC transporter ATP-binding protein codes for MSALEVKNVSIFYGDTQAIWDISFSVKPGRLVALIGANGAGKTTTLKSICGLLPLRQGSIIYENQDISTMPVHEVADLGITLVPEGRQLFPKMNVEENLIVGSYLKRAKPMRAKNLKRVFELFPRLAERRKQIAATLSGGEQQMLAIGRALMQDPKLIMFDEPSLGLAPILVQEVFNVVKELHQQGLTIFLVEQNVHQTLKVADYCYVIENGRIVKQGTGKELEADESIREAYLGF; via the coding sequence ATGAGTGCCCTTGAAGTAAAAAACGTATCCATATTTTACGGGGATACCCAGGCGATCTGGGATATTTCATTTTCCGTCAAACCCGGGCGGCTGGTGGCCCTGATCGGGGCCAACGGTGCCGGAAAGACCACAACCTTGAAATCCATCTGTGGACTTCTACCGTTAAGACAGGGATCAATTATTTATGAAAATCAGGATATCAGCACCATGCCGGTCCATGAGGTTGCCGATCTGGGCATTACCCTGGTGCCCGAAGGACGGCAGCTGTTCCCCAAAATGAATGTGGAGGAAAACCTGATTGTCGGTTCCTACCTGAAACGGGCCAAACCCATGCGGGCTAAAAATCTTAAACGGGTCTTTGAACTGTTTCCCCGGCTGGCGGAGCGCCGAAAACAGATAGCTGCAACCCTGTCCGGCGGCGAACAGCAGATGCTGGCCATTGGCCGGGCCCTGATGCAGGACCCGAAACTGATCATGTTTGATGAGCCAAGCCTGGGGCTGGCCCCCATACTGGTTCAAGAAGTGTTTAATGTGGTAAAGGAACTGCACCAGCAGGGCCTGACCATTTTCCTGGTGGAGCAGAATGTTCATCAAACTCTGAAGGTGGCGGATTACTGCTATGTGATCGAAAACGGACGTATTGTCAAACAGGGTACCGGAAAAGAGCTGGAGGCAGATGAATCAATCCGGGAAGCGTACCTGGGTTTTTAA
- a CDS encoding ABC transporter ATP-binding protein — translation MSEPILRMDKVAKSFGGLRAVDGASFDINPGEIVGLIGPNGAGKTTVFNLISGYFAPSEGSIFFKGQKINGQQPYQMAKKGIGRTFQVVKPFPGLTVLENVVIAALCKHHRRADAEKHAWELLEFTGLADRAEQSAASLTLPGRKRLEISKALALDPELLLLDEVVAGLNPTEADQTIQLILKIRDQGISILIVEHIMRVIMNISDNLVVLNFGSMIATGKPAEIVKNEQVIQAYLGKEES, via the coding sequence ATGTCTGAACCCATTTTACGAATGGACAAAGTGGCCAAGAGCTTTGGGGGGCTTCGGGCGGTGGACGGCGCTTCCTTTGATATAAATCCCGGTGAAATTGTAGGGCTGATCGGACCCAACGGTGCTGGTAAAACAACCGTATTCAACCTGATCAGCGGCTACTTTGCCCCATCCGAAGGCAGTATTTTTTTTAAAGGTCAAAAGATCAACGGGCAGCAGCCCTACCAAATGGCAAAAAAAGGGATTGGCCGAACCTTTCAGGTGGTCAAACCCTTTCCCGGACTGACCGTGCTTGAAAACGTGGTGATTGCCGCTCTGTGCAAACACCACCGACGGGCCGATGCAGAAAAGCACGCCTGGGAACTCCTTGAATTCACAGGGCTTGCCGACCGCGCCGAACAATCGGCGGCAAGCCTGACGCTGCCGGGCAGAAAGCGTCTTGAGATCAGCAAGGCCCTGGCCCTTGATCCGGAACTGCTGCTGCTGGATGAAGTGGTGGCAGGACTCAATCCCACGGAAGCGGACCAGACCATTCAATTGATCTTGAAAATCCGGGACCAGGGCATCAGCATCCTCATTGTGGAGCATATCATGCGGGTCATCATGAACATCAGCGACAATCTGGTGGTACTTAATTTCGGCAGCATGATCGCCACGGGAAAACCTGCTGAGATTGTTAAAAACGAGCAAGTTATCCAGGCGTACCTGGGCAAGGAGGAATCATGA